In Haloplanus rubicundus, one DNA window encodes the following:
- a CDS encoding peroxiredoxin gives MLQATDEAPEVTAADHDGETVTLSFAEPTVLYFYPRDDTPGCTVEAEGFDAELAAYRDAGVAVYGVSTDDVESHAAFRAKYDLDIDLLADPDGEVATAFGVAVEGGTADRVTYVLADGEVKRVYRGVDPDGHARDVLQDLVDDGVVAGE, from the coding sequence ATGCTACAAGCCACCGACGAGGCGCCCGAAGTGACGGCGGCCGATCACGACGGAGAGACGGTGACGCTCTCCTTTGCCGAGCCGACGGTACTCTACTTCTACCCGCGCGACGACACGCCGGGGTGTACGGTCGAGGCCGAGGGGTTCGACGCGGAACTGGCGGCGTATCGCGACGCCGGCGTCGCCGTCTACGGCGTCTCGACCGACGACGTCGAGAGTCACGCCGCCTTCCGCGCGAAGTACGACCTGGATATCGACCTCCTCGCCGACCCCGACGGCGAGGTCGCGACCGCCTTCGGCGTCGCCGTCGAGGGCGGGACCGCCGACCGCGTGACGTACGTCCTCGCAGACGGCGAGGTGAAGCGCGTCTACCGCGGCGTCGACCCCGACGGACACGCCCGCGACGTACTGCAGGACCTCGTCGACGACGGCGTCGTCGCCGGCGAGTGA
- a CDS encoding amidohydrolase, which yields MTDVLVTDGTVVTQNRDREVIEDGAVAVEGDRITAVGSADRLEADTDPDRIVDADGGAVIPGLINAHTHVSDIFLRGAFEGDRGLYDWLFNVKQPALAVMDADEHALAARLYCVEAIRSGTTTFVENATALDWADLAPTRRKLGVYDELGVRNVYGAGLRDRSPDAEFRRLFEEITDTGGGAVHPGPDALVVDTEAGLAGVESLIETYHEPDGRQSVWPAPATLATTTPELLRGAYRLAEEHDVMTTAHVAEAEAETRERGAVSSIEYLRNVGYLGERALLGHCVQTNARDVRLLAQTNTPVVHNFRANMRLATGFAPVVEMLARGVTVGVGTDNTILNDTANPLSDARAVATAHKGYHRDSGVVPASTAFDMVTRDAAAAIGRGDDLGSLEPGTQADIAVIDLDRPHLTPAPDPVHALVYGLQGNEVETVLCAGEVLMDDRELRTLDGPLADLLSTAERTAADVVRRAGIE from the coding sequence ATGACGGACGTACTGGTAACCGACGGAACGGTCGTCACGCAGAACCGGGACCGCGAGGTGATCGAAGACGGCGCCGTCGCCGTCGAGGGCGACCGAATCACGGCGGTCGGGTCGGCCGACCGTCTCGAAGCCGACACGGATCCGGACCGGATCGTCGACGCCGACGGCGGCGCGGTGATCCCCGGGCTGATCAACGCCCACACCCACGTCTCCGACATCTTCCTCCGTGGCGCGTTCGAGGGCGACCGGGGGCTGTACGACTGGCTGTTCAACGTGAAACAGCCCGCACTCGCCGTGATGGACGCCGACGAACACGCGCTCGCGGCGCGGCTCTACTGCGTCGAGGCGATTCGGTCGGGCACGACCACGTTCGTCGAGAACGCGACGGCCCTCGACTGGGCCGATCTCGCTCCGACGCGCCGGAAACTCGGCGTCTACGACGAACTCGGCGTCCGGAACGTCTACGGCGCCGGGCTCCGGGACCGCTCACCCGACGCGGAGTTCAGGCGCCTGTTCGAGGAGATCACCGACACCGGCGGCGGGGCCGTCCACCCGGGACCGGACGCGCTCGTCGTCGACACCGAGGCGGGTCTGGCGGGCGTCGAGTCACTGATCGAGACGTATCACGAGCCGGACGGTCGGCAGTCGGTCTGGCCCGCCCCGGCGACGCTCGCGACGACGACGCCCGAGCTGCTCCGTGGGGCGTACCGCCTCGCCGAGGAGCACGACGTGATGACGACGGCCCACGTCGCGGAGGCGGAAGCCGAGACGAGGGAGCGGGGCGCCGTCTCCAGCATCGAGTACCTCCGCAACGTCGGCTATCTGGGTGAGCGCGCGCTGCTCGGTCACTGCGTCCAGACGAACGCCCGTGACGTGCGGCTGCTCGCGCAGACGAACACGCCGGTCGTCCACAACTTCCGGGCGAACATGCGGCTCGCGACCGGGTTCGCGCCCGTCGTCGAGATGCTCGCCCGCGGCGTCACCGTGGGCGTCGGGACGGACAACACCATCCTGAACGACACGGCCAACCCGCTCTCGGACGCCCGCGCCGTCGCGACGGCACACAAGGGCTACCACCGCGACTCCGGGGTCGTCCCCGCATCGACGGCGTTCGACATGGTGACGCGGGACGCCGCCGCGGCCATCGGACGCGGCGACGACCTCGGGTCGCTCGAACCGGGCACGCAGGCCGACATCGCGGTGATCGACCTCGACCGCCCACACCTCACGCCCGCGCCCGACCCGGTGCACGCGCTGGTCTACGGGCTCCAGGGCAACGAAGTCGAGACGGTCCTCTGTGCCGGCGAGGTCCTGATGGACGACCGTGAGCTGCGCACGCTGGACGGCCCCCTCGCCGACCTCCTCTCGACGGCCGAACGCACGGCCGCCGACGTGGTTCGGCGGGCCGGCATCGAGTGA
- a CDS encoding (2Fe-2S)-binding protein, with the protein MEIDLTLNDDDVTFEAARSDTLLDVLRDNGYTGAKRGCDTGDCGFCTVIVDGEPVKSCIRPISQFDGADVETIENLGTQDDLGPVQSAFVDNAALQCGFCIPGMIMRSKVLLSENPNPDEAEIREALSENLCRCTGYEKIIDAVQDASTRMTGEADVAADGGRVPGDGACSGCDCFEGGVDE; encoded by the coding sequence ATGGAAATCGATCTCACGCTGAACGACGACGACGTAACGTTCGAGGCCGCGCGCTCGGATACGCTGCTCGACGTCCTCCGGGACAACGGGTACACCGGCGCGAAACGCGGCTGTGACACCGGCGACTGCGGGTTCTGTACCGTGATCGTCGACGGCGAGCCGGTCAAATCCTGTATTCGGCCGATCAGCCAATTCGACGGCGCGGACGTCGAAACCATCGAGAACCTGGGCACACAGGACGACCTGGGACCGGTGCAGTCGGCGTTCGTCGACAACGCCGCGCTCCAGTGTGGCTTCTGTATTCCGGGCATGATCATGCGCTCGAAGGTGTTGCTGTCGGAGAACCCGAACCCCGACGAGGCCGAGATTCGCGAGGCGCTCTCGGAGAACCTCTGTCGGTGCACGGGCTACGAGAAGATCATCGACGCGGTGCAGGACGCCTCGACTCGCATGACCGGCGAGGCGGACGTGGCGGCCGACGGCGGCCGCGTCCCCGGCGACGGCGCCTGTTCGGGCTGTGACTGCTTCGAGGGAGGGGTCGACGAATGA